A single region of the Chryseobacterium culicis genome encodes:
- a CDS encoding DUF6443 domain-containing protein, with protein MKKIFIPIGILIIGTAQAQLSSTENYVYSKTYLSDPTLANIKSSETVQYFDGLGRPKQIVNVKTSPLGKDVVTPIVYDAFGRQVQDYLPVPQGGSLNGAITPDPLANLGNTPYGSSEKIYSEKILENSPLDRILAQKQVGTVWDNKPLQFGYDTNIIGEVKKYTATFNHTTFTSILNLSGSYGLGQLYKNTVTDEDGSSTIEFKNGQGQVVLVRKVISAGENADTYYVYNDYDQLAYVIPPKAVLEADPNTVLNDLCYQYKYDGRNRLVEKKLPGKGWEYMVYDKQDRLIMTQDAVMGALKQWFFTKYDQFGRAAYTGIYTSSQTYGSAGRVAEQVSTDAKGSNNVTRSSTVGFTNSGLGVYYDNGSASYPGSVTKLLTVSYYDTYPAGSSAVTNVFSQPLLTDNPADPQTTKGLPTASYIKNIEDDRWTQNFIWYDTKGRTIGSRSNNYLGGYTVINNKLDFTGVILQTNTYHRRLGTDTERSIVEKFTYDSQNRLLTHTHQIDSNLVEYLVQNKYNEISQLESKKVGGTVAASPLQTIDYQYNIRGWMTKVNDPANLNGKLFGYEMKYNNPVYTNTSSGRFNGNITEIDWNISSAEGLKRYNYQYDSLNRLLKGAYSEPNSSVAQNNYFNEELSYDLNGNIKSLKRFSWPVSGGTTAEKIDDLIYNYQNGDKSNTLDKITLPPGVLNNRSGYNALQGTMAYNPNGNMTDHPDRKMKISYNYLNLPNYVGINAGIIDKSTTSYIYKADGTKVSKIYNNNGTIETNYLDGFQYDNRHGYDISASLYTIPALKFVPTSEGYYDFTENKYIYNYTDHLGNVRVSYRNNGSGGTEVIDANNYYPFGLKHQEGPIIPAPFEGVPYNYKYNGKELQESGMYDYGARFYMPDMGRWGVVDPLAEKMRRHSPYNYAFNNPIRFIDPDGMAPETVKPTSEGAMTAIKNTLRSEDREYVQFDKDGNIDKELINSYNSDSGNFNSLKEMVNSDITVEYSIADEITYIRNGENKTRQMGEVEINKDGSVEVGLLGQTIIPNDPKNLFSSTNENVQVYTNANLDETRRSLNVSHEMFGHALLYIRNPKDLNGWRHIKAGAVTDSNGKTSFTEGNQNLKRIINKSTEETKNNINR; from the coding sequence ATGAAAAAAATATTCATTCCAATAGGAATTCTCATCATAGGAACTGCCCAAGCACAGCTTTCCAGTACAGAAAATTATGTGTATTCAAAGACGTATTTGTCAGATCCTACGCTTGCTAATATTAAAAGTTCCGAAACCGTTCAGTATTTTGACGGATTGGGAAGACCTAAACAGATTGTCAATGTCAAAACCTCTCCATTAGGAAAAGATGTTGTTACACCTATCGTATATGATGCTTTCGGAAGGCAGGTTCAGGACTACCTTCCTGTTCCACAAGGAGGAAGTCTCAACGGAGCTATTACTCCTGATCCATTAGCAAATTTGGGCAATACCCCCTATGGTTCTTCAGAAAAAATCTATTCAGAGAAAATTCTGGAAAACTCACCATTAGACCGTATTTTAGCTCAAAAACAGGTGGGAACTGTATGGGATAACAAACCTTTACAATTTGGGTATGATACCAATATCATTGGTGAGGTTAAAAAATATACTGCTACTTTCAATCATACCACTTTTACCTCCATTCTGAACTTATCAGGCTCCTATGGACTAGGACAGCTATATAAAAATACAGTTACCGATGAAGACGGGAGCTCAACTATTGAGTTTAAAAACGGTCAGGGTCAGGTTGTATTAGTCAGAAAAGTAATCAGTGCTGGCGAAAATGCAGATACCTATTATGTTTATAATGATTATGACCAATTAGCTTATGTGATTCCTCCCAAAGCGGTTTTAGAAGCAGATCCCAATACCGTGCTTAACGATTTATGCTATCAGTATAAATATGACGGAAGAAACCGTCTGGTAGAAAAGAAGCTTCCCGGTAAAGGTTGGGAATATATGGTGTACGACAAACAGGACAGGTTGATCATGACCCAGGATGCTGTCATGGGAGCTTTAAAACAGTGGTTTTTCACTAAATATGACCAATTTGGAAGAGCTGCTTACACCGGAATATATACCAGCTCCCAGACTTATGGCAGTGCAGGAAGAGTTGCAGAACAGGTATCAACAGATGCTAAAGGGAGTAATAACGTAACCAGATCCTCTACCGTAGGGTTTACCAACAGCGGGTTAGGTGTCTATTATGACAATGGTTCTGCCAGCTATCCGGGTTCTGTCACTAAATTATTAACAGTTTCCTACTATGATACTTATCCGGCAGGTTCCTCTGCGGTAACCAATGTATTTTCCCAGCCTCTTCTTACAGATAATCCTGCTGATCCACAAACTACCAAGGGACTTCCTACCGCTTCCTATATCAAAAATATAGAAGATGACAGATGGACGCAGAACTTCATCTGGTATGATACCAAAGGAAGAACCATCGGATCAAGAAGCAACAACTATTTGGGAGGCTATACTGTGATCAACAATAAGCTTGATTTTACCGGAGTTATTCTCCAGACCAATACCTATCATAGAAGGCTTGGTACAGATACTGAAAGAAGTATCGTAGAAAAATTCACCTATGATTCGCAGAATAGGCTTCTTACCCATACCCATCAGATTGACAGCAACCTTGTTGAATACCTTGTTCAGAATAAGTATAATGAAATTTCCCAGCTGGAATCTAAGAAAGTAGGGGGAACAGTTGCTGCATCTCCATTACAGACCATAGATTATCAATACAATATCAGAGGCTGGATGACAAAAGTTAATGATCCTGCCAATCTGAACGGAAAATTATTTGGCTACGAGATGAAGTATAACAATCCTGTTTATACCAATACTTCATCCGGAAGGTTTAATGGAAATATCACTGAGATTGATTGGAATATTTCCAGTGCAGAGGGTTTGAAAAGATATAATTATCAGTATGACTCCTTAAACAGACTATTAAAAGGAGCATATTCCGAGCCCAATTCTTCAGTTGCTCAAAATAATTATTTTAACGAAGAGCTGAGCTATGATCTCAATGGTAATATAAAAAGCTTAAAAAGATTTTCATGGCCTGTTTCCGGAGGAACGACTGCGGAGAAGATTGATGATCTGATCTATAATTATCAGAATGGAGATAAAAGTAATACCTTAGACAAAATTACTCTTCCTCCAGGCGTCCTTAATAACAGGTCAGGATACAATGCCTTACAGGGAACCATGGCCTATAATCCTAATGGGAATATGACCGATCATCCTGACAGAAAAATGAAGATAAGCTATAATTATCTTAATCTTCCAAATTATGTTGGGATTAACGCAGGTATCATAGATAAGTCTACTACCAGCTATATCTACAAAGCAGATGGCACGAAAGTCTCTAAGATATATAATAATAATGGAACAATAGAAACTAATTATCTTGACGGGTTCCAGTATGATAACAGACATGGATATGATATTTCAGCATCCCTTTATACCATTCCTGCATTGAAATTTGTACCTACCTCCGAAGGCTATTATGATTTCACTGAAAATAAGTATATTTACAATTATACAGACCATTTAGGAAATGTAAGGGTGAGTTACAGGAATAATGGCAGCGGAGGAACTGAGGTCATTGATGCCAATAACTATTATCCTTTTGGATTAAAACATCAGGAGGGTCCTATTATACCAGCTCCTTTTGAAGGAGTTCCCTATAATTACAAGTACAATGGCAAAGAACTTCAGGAAAGTGGAATGTATGATTATGGAGCGAGGTTTTATATGCCGGATATGGGAAGATGGGGTGTAGTAGATCCGTTGGCGGAAAAAATGAGACGTCATAGTCCTTATAACTATGCTTTTAATAACCCTATTAGATTTATTGATCCAGATGGAATGGCACCAGAAACTGTTAAACCAACAAGTGAAGGAGCAATGACCGCTATTAAAAATACATTGAGATCTGAAGATAGGGAATATGTACAATTTGATAAAGATGGTAATATTGATAAAGAGCTAATAAATTCTTATAATAGTGACAGTGGAAACTTTAATTCATTAAAAGAAATGGTTAACTCAGATATTACTGTTGAGTATTCAATTGCAGATGAAATTACTTATATTAGAAATGGCGAAAATAAAACCCGGCAAATGGGGGAGGTTGAGATCAATAAAGATGGTAGTGTAGAAGTTGGGCTTTTAGGACAAACGATAATTCCTAATGATCCTAAAAATCTATTTTCTTCGACAAATGAAAATGTTCAAGTATATACAAATGCCAATTTAGATGAAACTCGAAGATCCCTTAATGTATCTCATGAAATGTTTGGACATGCTTTACTTTACATTAGAAATCCTAAAGATTTAAATGGATGGAGACATATAAAAGCAGGAGCTGTTACAGATTCTAATGGTAAAACATCTTTTACTGAAGGAAACCAAAATTTAAAAAGAATTATTAACAAATCCACTGAAGAAACAAAAAACAATATAAATAGATAA